AATTCAACACAAGAGGTTGCCAGTGGGCCTACGGTATCTCGGTATCTTTCGCAACGGACAGTTACTCTACCCGTGGGAAAGCGGTGAAAAAGACAGCTCTTTGTCAATGGCTACCTCATTAGGATGTCCACCACCGGGAAAAAAGTTGCCGTTATCGTAGCGATGTAGCGAGATATACAGGACGCTCGGGTCGTTGTAGAAGGCTTCCTGGGTACCGTTGCCATGGTGAACATCCTGGGCAAAGACGGCGACAGAAGGATTTAGGTTAACGAGCGAGGCATTCCAGACATAACCCAAATAAGACTTGCTTGGAACGTCTATGTCAACATTTCTCAGAAAGGAAGAAATGGCTGTCTCGTATTGAAATGCAGTGATGAAAAAGAGAGCGCTCCAGCATCACGCACTGAACTCGACAACAGAAGCTTATTTGCGTTCACAACTGTAAAAGACTGCAGTGCTCTTTTACTAATCGTGTAAAATGGTGTGTTTCTTCCTGCGCATAAGGAAACCGGCGTCAGGCTATATAGCACCTCACCCAGTCCACAATGAGGATTTTGCCCACGTTGAGTTTCTGTTGCAGTTGCTTGGCAGCGATGGCCACCGAGTTGAAGAAGCAGAAACCCCTGTGGACAAACAGGAAGCAGGAAGGCCATATGTGTTTATCGGCATATCATCAGCGTATTAATATCAAACAACCACCATATGGACTGTTGGGACATCTAAAACAAGTCATGTGGGTGCTTATTGAACACAGGTTGGGACAGTCACAACACGGACAGCCCTTGACACGCGAACGTGTAAATATTTTCGGAATGAAGGCTTTTTCGGAGATGAGGGAAATGTTTTAATAAGAGAATGTCACGCTGAGTCCAAAATCTTGAaactgcgaaaaaaaaaagcagaggccACAGACTATGTGACAATGTGAACACACGCTTATCATAAAATTTCCTCCTCGAGCCAAAAGATTTCTCTAAGCATTTCGAAGAGGATGTGATGAGGAATGAGCGTAGAATGTGGCGGAGCAGTTCTTCCCACCCGCCCGGcaacggtggaaaaaaaaatggtgatgtgTGAAAAACAGTGGAGGAATGTTCGTGTCAGCACTGGCTGTAAACTGTGTGAGTGAGTTTGTGTATATGAAGGATATAGTGTATATACAgtcatctcattaaaaaaaaaaaagaaaaaaaagtatagaaTCCCATAAATAACCGGTGACATGCACTGCCGAGGACACACACAACCAGTCCCAGCCGAATGAGGCTAAATGCTTCCATTCAAAGACTGTCACAGATCCACGCCCACCCATAGAGTGCGCACTCAACCTCACACATGCTCCATGGGCCCGGTCTTGATCAAGTCAAAAGTGCAGTTAATATgtaataaagagagagagaaaaaaaagagtgcgcTTACAGAGGGGAGGAGTGCGTGGCATGGTGCCCGGGCGGCCTCACCACTGCAAATCCGTTCTGAAAAAGGAGTGGaaaagaaattcaaataaattcaacacCTCACCGACTGAATTGTGCCACACATCACTCGGGAAAAGATTCGCGTCTGTGTGTTTACACCTGGAGGTGCTGCTGCAGGTAAGTCAAGAAGGGTGACAAATCCATGTCGACAAACAATCATGTTTACCTTCACTCGGAACTAATAAATGCAAACAAGCAACTACAGAGTGAGTGGGGGGTGGAAGGGGGGATAATTAATTACTCGGTGTGTCCTATTAAGAGAGACTTCTCGCTGGGTTTGATTGTAAAAAAGTCAACCAAGACCAAGTGTGTCTAATTTAGCACTCATTAAGAACAGCCCTCAGGTAAAGCATGTATATCGTGTATTGGGTGACTACGGGTGAGTAGATTTTGTATTCTGTCGTTTTATGATACAGTTAAAAACTTATACTATACCGGTATGAACATTTGGAACATTAAAGTGATCATTAAAACACTGTCGaatgaaattaaaagaaaaaaaaaacatctgatttGGAATTAGAAACACAATCAAGTCGACCAATGTCATTGATcttgtaagtaagtaagtaagtaagtaagtaagtaagtaagtaaataaattatcgttataataataatacattttatttgtgggcgccttttcgaagcactcaaggacaccttacaacaagcggttaaaaacacaaatagaatacaaacacaataaataaaaagttttgtgtgtgtgtgtgaacccaAGGACAAGTTGGGGAATATGAGATCCAAGGGAATATGATGTCCAGTGACTTAGAAAAGGGTGAAAGGGTTTTCCTATTTAcatacaatataaaaaaaaaagaatgttgcgGATTTAGATGTCAGAGTTCGGATTTCTTGTTCCACATTGTATTTAGTGCTGGCGCCGCAATCCCTGAACGGCATACAATTTTGCCACCGTTAGGATACTTGTTCGCGAGTGTCCTTGTTTCAGGTCGATTATTTGATGAGAGTGTTGTACCCTGTTTCAAATCAGCTTTGAAATGCCTGCTTAATTATCAGCGTTGAGAATTTATTGAGCAATAAAGACGCACCTTCAGGTCTCCTTGCGCCACTTTGAGTGCCAGGTCGATGACACAGCCGGCAGCGATGCGAGACGCTGCTGCTGTGTGAAACTCATTCCAGATTGTGTCATTATCAACCTGTCAACAAGATAACACAAGAATTCATTCAACATTGCATCTAGCTCTAAAATATAATATGTAATGTTTGATTACTTTgtaaagactgttttttttttcctctgggtTAAAGCATTTGACCGACAGTAAGTCGGATTTATAAGTTTCATCAACTATTTAAATCGTCTTTAAAaatctaaaaacaaaatggatccAAGTCAACATTTAGCCGCTTTCTACAcgactccttttttttattcagtcacGTGTCTGGCAGCGTCCCACTGTGGAAGAATAAAATCAGCGGAATTTCTTTTATCACAAGCGTTGCCATCTTGTTCCAATAACTCCGCAAGAAAAGTCATGAGACGGAAATCCAGGCAGGATCAGTCGTCTTATCAACTGatacccccccgaccccctcctctcatttcctctcctctcctttcAAATGAATGCCTTTTCTGTCATGTTGACTGCTTcacagagaatttttttttacaggagcaTTTTTACCATCAAGATGTCGATTTTCCCTGACTAAGTTTACCATCTCTGctgcttcaaaacaaattaGTTTCTTGCCTCCCTCACACACCCCCACACcaccttctttttttcttgtgcacAAAAACGACACTACTTGAAGGTGTGTCTGCTTAATTAAGTCATGACGAGTGTTAAATTTACTTTATGGTGATGCAATGAAAGATTCCTGAATGGCGATTGAACGATGTAAGATCGCCATCGAGGCAGTTACACTCACCCCCACTCCTCCACATGGTAACATTACAAATATACGTTGAGCCAAGATTcctacagggggaaaaaaacgacaaaaaattATTACATTCAGTCAGGATGATATTATTCTTACTTGAATTACCGTTTATGTCAGTGACGATGTGCGGCACTTCGGGTGACTAAGTTGTTCTAGAGCGTGCTTCATAAACGATTTGGATTGGACATAGTGATGTCAATTGATCTGCGACACTTACGAGCCAACTTGGGGTTGTCGATCTTGAGGCGGTGCAGAGGGTTGGTGCCGTACCGGAGCACGTGTTTTTCAGAATGGACCGACTGCAGCTCTTCTAAAGTGGCCTTCCTACTTCCGAGATGCTACAAAGCCAAATCGTATGCACACAAAAATACAGTCGGGTTTTGACATCCGATCTCAAAAGAAAACCAACATGACATTCCCCGTCAGCAGTGAGGCAATGCCTCATTCGGTTTCAGACCTCACACTGGCTCCGCAGGCCTCTTTCATGCAGTCGGCACCAAATGCTCTGGACTCTCCCGGGATGCTCGGGGTGGCTGCTGTTGTCCCCGCAGGTGCACTGGTGCTTTTGCATCTGAGCGTCATAGACTattcctacacacacacaaggttaAACATACTATGTCACATTTAATAAACAGCAAAAACTGTTCTCTGCATTTGACCCATTCCGGAGAAGCAGTGGGTGGCCAGATCCTGCGTCAGCACCACTTTCTACCCACAACCTAATTactttttatgtcaaaatacACAAGCTGTCACTTGTGAGCAAAAGCGACCAGGCACTTTATTTTCTTCAGATTCTATCCAAAGTCACCCCTGTctgatccgtttttttttttttttatttggtgccATTAGAGCCGGGCTCGTAAAACCCAAATAAATGCCAGTTGCAGCTTCCAGACTGCCAGGGTCGGATTTTGAGAATGTCAGCTGGGGTGAGTGGTTCCACCTTGCGACTGACCACAAAGCCGCACCAGTTCCGAGCCAAAGCCACTTCAATATACATGTGCAAGTCAGAGGACAATAAACATGGCACAGACGAGTTGGACTTGGTGTGAGGTAGCTTGATTCCCAGAGCTTTGACAGCAAAACATTAACAGCCTCGAAACCAAACCGCCATTCAAGAGTTCAATCATTTTGagttgggaacaaaaaaaatgctttaaaaaggtGTCGAATCTGTCAATGGTCATTTTTGAAACATGAAATCATAGTGCAGATGAACTCTTCTGTGTTTAAgtacatgactttttttaatgcgcAAGATTTTTGAACACAGAGGAAATGTTGACAGgcagagaaagaagaaaaataaaaaagtatttctGGTTTCTTTCTGCGTGACTCACCAGTGGTGAAGCGGAGCTTCACATCTGGAACAGGACTGGACAGAGAAACGGGCACGGTTGCGGATGCATTGGGAAGGGGAGGCAGGGAGGTAGACGCCGGAGAGGACTGGGTTCGGACCAAAGGCTGGTGAGGCCACATCAGGATAGGCACGTTAGGCGAGTCCATGTGGAATCCTGATCGATGCACCAACTGCCTCTGTGATTCGATCAGAATATAAGAATAGAACAACCGGGGACACATGACAAACTATCAAATCAAATTTCCATCCCGGGTATCCCACAACCACTCTTGACACTTAAGCGAGTCCGTCTTGAAATTGAGTCCAAGACCGTTGACagctgtttttttaaagctataGCGCCCCCTTATgttaaaacaaatattaaagGTGGCGCAATTAATTCAGTTCAACACTCAAGAAAAGATGGAAATAAATCCTTAGCTTTGTATTTCAGTCATCGGTGGATATTTGATTGAGAAGATTTTGGATTACAACATACAAGTTTGGATTTCAAactaattattcattcaatgGCTTTGTTCAGAGCCCAGTGGTGAGGTCTCGCATACACAAAACAACGTTGATTTTACCTGGCCGATGGAATGCGAGGTCTCAATCAGGCTTTCCCGTGAAGAGGTGGTGGACTCGGTGTCATAAACCGAGTCCACACTGGCTGAGCTCTGTCTCCTGCGACAGTTGTCCTCACAAACCGAGCCCGGTTCAGAGCCGCACACGGATCCGGACTCTGATCCAATTTCCTCCAGGTCCATGTCCTCCGATGGGATCTGTGTCAAATGACGATATGGACATTAGGAAGTTCACACAACCATTATTGAGACGAAGGATACATTTTTACCTTTCAAAAATCTCACAGCGTGTCACAAAAGGTATAGATCGTACACTCAAATAATAATTATCTCGGTCACCTTTACTCACAAATTGGGCCTGCTTAGTGAAACGCAAAGCTGACAAAAGTCACAGAAAGTCATTCTGCGGTATGAATGGCATCAGGTGGGCACACAGGTTCATTATATTCTTCACCATCCAAGAGTATTGAAATATTCTGCCCGTCACTATACGCTGCTGGCATAATTTGGACAAAGATACATTGTTTGCCTCTCATGACGCACTTACGTGCCTCAGCACAGTGGTTACTGTGTCACTGTTACAACCACCCTAATATAGAACAAATTTGAGtggagcgtgcgtgcgtgtgcatccaCAACTCCTCACCTTGCTCAGGAGGGAATTCAACTTGAACCTCTCCATGCCACTCTTGTGGCATTGCTGAGGCAGCTGGTGATGAGTGTGACACTGAAGGCCGGCGTGCAGAGTCAAGGGCGAGTGACTGTAGGGCGGAGGTTCGGAGCGTGTTCGCTCCAAAGGTTTGTGGGCGGAAAAGGTGTTGAGGCCTTCCTTTCttgaaggggaagtcaagtgtCGTTGCTGTTGCAGGGAAGGAGGACTCAAACCTTGATCTGTGAACATTGGGCAATCACAATACGGGAATACAATAGGAGcaggggcagaaaaaaaaaagaaagggaggaaaagaaaaggtgAGTGGAACATCAGAAAATGATCAAAACGCACAGAGTGTAAGATGGAATTCAGTTGGAATAAAAAGAACCATTCATAGTTCATGCATATGATTTgcattgaacccccccccccagacttctaaaaaaaagaaagaaaagaaaaaaaagctgaatctCAAAACCAACTGAACTATATGTAGGATACGACTGAAGACTGGAGAATGCATTAACACCCAATGGTCACTAGGAGGagtccttgtgtttattataatACAGTCCcagcagcgcgcgtgtgtgtgtgtgtgtggggggggggggggtaattcgaTTTTCCCCTTGGAGGTACAACTAGTAGTAGAGGTACAAATACCTGACCTGCAAGGGTCActagctttttaaaaaacaaaatgctcaaTGTGTTCATGAAGACGAGCTAGCAAGGGAAATGAtttcattcttatttattttgcaaagtacaatgaaaaaaaaaccaaaatgttttctttgcctGAATGTGTGCCACATTATATCTGCAGATTGCCAAATGTTGagctattttgtatttgttgcaACAGGACAAACTCAGTAAGTCATTCGTGACTCACAGGAGATGAGTTGCGATTGTACAAGCCCGGTATGCGGTTCCAATATGAGTACGGGCTGCAAGCCGTGAGCCTGGGCTGGAAAATTTCCATCGAGAGGTAAGTAGACTTGAGGCAGAGCGGATACTGCCAGAGTCCTGGCTACTCGCAGGTCAACCTAGATAACACAAATTAAGAAGGTGGAGAAGGGAAAGACAGAATGAGAGAAGTTGTGGACGTGAGACAACGCGCTTTTATTCTTCTGAAGGTATTCTCAACACACGGATCACTCTTGATGAAATTCCTCACGGTAGTCAACGCAGCAACAAAAGGAGCCCTAACCGTAATAGATCAACTATGCAAAGAATTTGGGTTTGGCCCATTAAAGAAATGACCACACTCAAGCATTTCCCTTTTTTCACACTCCAACGACGACTCCTTAAAAACAATGCATTGTCAACGCTGAAAGACTGACTCACCTGCGCGGGAAGTCCTGCGGTGATGTTGGGCCTGGCGGTTGGATTGGTGGGCAGGGTGAAATTGGCCAATCGCCCATCCTTCAGCAGAAGCTTTTGGGCCTAAATCAGATGAACGCATTGAGCGCAAAAGGACTGTGcaaatgatacaatacaatacaatacatcccgaTTTATATCAATCTTTCACAAAAGCTTATCACCAAAAACATCCTGTTCATTATCATCTGCGAAAGAGCTCCAAAATATTGTGCATCACGCCACGAGTAATTTGAGGCCATGTTACTGTAGCGCTcgctacatacacacacaacatcACTGCAACTATTTTTATGAGACGCGATCATTAAAATGGGACCGTAAATAGTGGCGCCCAGTGGACGCTCTGACTGTTGCTCTGCCGAACAAACAACAGGAAATACCACCACGGACTGCTCTGTGTCATGTCGACACATTCTTGTCAAGGCATTTGCTATTGCTGTTTATTTGTAACGCGATGGCGAGCAGGCGTTGAAGAAAATGAAGGCACCCGAGAGAAAGGCTTACGTTAGCGAACACATAAGGTGCAACCCAAACACGACAACTCATACAGATCGCAAAGTCCGATCTCATGCGGAGGATATCCACTTGTCGGTACCTCGTGAGCGAGTGGGAGGGCTCCATTGTCTGAATGGAGGCCGTCGTTGGGAGAGCTACGATCGGATGCCGGGGTGCTGCTGGGAGAAGAGTCTGGAAGACAGATTTACCATATTAAGCCAGTGTTTGTGAGATCTTTGTAAATCAGCCACGATCggcatcgggaatatgtttcaACAACAAATCATGTGTTGCCAAAATACACCAGGGTCACCGATGGTACATTGGTCCAGGCAGCGTGCAAATCGTCTACCGAGAGTTTCTGTCCTGTGCTTGACAGCAGGAGGGGCGCTGATCTTTCTCTGCAACGGGTTTGGTCTTGTGCTGATGAGTTTCTTTAACTTCCACTTCAGTGTCGGCTCAGACACTGCATGCATacacaaaaaacagaaataaacacGCGAGGAAACACGCGCGCGACACACAACActcacatgcatatatatatatctatatttagcCCGTGAATTGCAGCCTAAAGAAACCAGAAATGAAAGACACACAAAGTGCCTGCGAAAAAAAGAGAGCACCACACAGATGAAGTAAAGCTATGAACttcaatgttaatttttttaacatccACTAAGGtttccaggggtgcccattaggtagatcctgatctaccggtagatctaagacaggtcccaagtagatccgaggagtgtcgaggagaaaaaacaaaaaaaaaacaaccatttgtgtgtcgttGTACaagttagtaatatatatgttttgtgttaatgtatgctgcaccctaatcatcctatcagtctcattttcaccaaaaaatgttttaaaaataaaataaagcaggtaaatcttgaatttacggtggcgcgtgattacgtcactggaagttgtttgcgctcagcagtgtgcaattgcagcttgtaatcagagctgtcgcgctgtatcttttatcgttattattctcattcaaagtttgcttcgtgtacaattcaccgagggcacgggtaaagaataggaatctcggagggcccagggaagtactttaaaactgtacgtgtgagctacaatagttaacaggctgcaaaagtgcatcgcatgcctccgtttctcatcatggcgtgcatgtgtgcgtgtgtgcgcgcccgtgccggtaagggtagatcccgggaggttagttgatcgaaaaatagatcttcggtccaaaaagttgggGCACCCCTGCGCTAAAGAGATTAAGCCAATATCCGAACCATGTCAATGgcataaaatgtttatttcagcGTCCGGTACTGCCCcaactcaaaaaacaaaaaccaaacaaatagtATctggttcagaaaaaaaaaaaagttaataatcCCAGTAAAGCAAGTCGTGCTTGGTGTGCTTTCGGATGTTCGTAAGAGGATCTAACCACACCTCCTGTCATTCTCACGGTGAGAGAAACCTGCTGTACTCTCACAcagttcattttacacatacctAAGTCAATGTTATGTAACTGTTGTGCTCTTTGTGTCTCACTGTCACTGTTGCTTTTATGACTTGGGAGATTTTGCTCTCTCGTATTCTCTGACGTTTCAAAACACGCCTTAATGCTAACAGAGAGTACGCTGCCGTTcacctttttttgttctgtttttgtggCTGACGAAATCCAAAGACAGTTCAAATGGAAAAatcacaagtatttttttttctcacatggAGACGGGAACAAGAGAGGAAGAACGGCGCACCTGTTCTCCGCAGTTCCTTCCGCTGGATGTCACCCGGTGACGACTGAGACTTTGGGGGCATGTCTGGAAGTGGGCGGCttggtaaacaaaacaaattttgttttgcaaatgtaCACTCAGaggactctttttttgtttgtttgtttgtttgtttgtttggactcACCCGTATCCTGGCGTGGGATTGTTGTGTTTGGGGGTGACCCTGTCATGGGTGGGCTGGCTCTTCATAATGATGTGCTCCCTGAGTTTCTGCCTCACCAGTGGACTGGCTACCGCACCTGCAGGTCAATGTCGAGATCAAATCATGACCACTTCTCCGAACACTACGACTCCATATTTTTCTCTCCTTGAGGAATTTTGGACGCCTCCAAATTGCACCGACAGGCCAACCGCACCCTTTCAAGTGAAACTGAGAAAATCCGCAATATTTCTTCTGAACAATGGCGCAGGCAGGATGGTTGACGAATAGCAACATCAAAAGTTGTCCCCGAGGCCACGCTCCATTTCCTGTATCGGGTACAGCTTGAGGCGCTTCCTGAAACAATCTGTCCGGTTTGACGTCGGTTTTTGCATTAACGCAATTTCCTTGGAATCTGAGCGCAAAATGGCTGGAAATCCCCTTTTTATTGGAACATAGATGCAGTGACTCAGATAAAGACCATGTCACCAATCTGCCAAGAACAGAATCGAACACCGTGAGTCAATCAATCTTGTCCACGGGAACACtcactttgt
The DNA window shown above is from Hippocampus zosterae strain Florida chromosome 9, ASM2543408v3, whole genome shotgun sequence and carries:
- the LOC127607547 gene encoding histone deacetylase 7-like isoform X2 — protein: MDLSVSHRLVHPGRDSAMLAPHRPLFLGPCTSQPCSQFPYQHLQYNTEQRRREMEAEKQEELQQLIRKSKNEQSAVASPLVRQKLREHIIMKSQPTHDRVTPKHNNPTPGYGRPLPDMPPKSQSSPGDIQRKELRRTVSEPTLKWKLKKLISTRPNPLQRKISAPPAVKHRTETLDSSPSSTPASDRSSPNDGLHSDNGALPLAHEAQKLLLKDGRLANFTLPTNPTARPNITAGLPAQVDLRVARTLAVSALPQVYLPLDGNFPAQAHGLQPVLILEPHTGLVQSQLISYQGLSPPSLQQQRHLTSPSRKEGLNTFSAHKPLERTRSEPPPYSHSPLTLHAGLQCHTHHQLPQQCHKSGMERFKLNSLLSKIPSEDMDLEEIGSESGSVCGSEPGSVCEDNCRRRQSSASVDSVYDTESTTSSRESLIETSHSIGQRQLVHRSGFHMDSPNVPILMWPHQPLVRTQSSPASTSLPPLPNASATVPVSLSSPVPDVKLRFTTGIVYDAQMQKHQCTCGDNSSHPEHPGRVQSIWCRLHERGLRSQCEHLGSRKATLEELQSVHSEKHVLRYGTNPLHRLKIDNPKLARILAQRIFVMLPCGGVGVDNDTIWNEFHTAAASRIAAGCVIDLALKVAQGDLKNGFAVVRPPGHHATHSSPLGFCFFNSVAIAAKQLQQKLNVGKILIVDWDVHHGNGTQEAFYNDPSVLYISLHRYDNGNFFPGGGHPNEVGAGAGEGFNVNIGWTGGLKPPMGDAEYLAAFRAVVMPIAHEFSPDVVLVSAGFDAVEGHSPSLGGYVVTAKCFGFLTRQLMSLAGGRVVLALEGGHDLKAICDASEACVSALLGMEVEPLSQSVLDQKPCENAVQSLLSVIQVQGDYWQSVKDSAATVELSYLQAQRRWLRRDSDSDAVDAIASLSMGAGTSDRKNAAKMPENSHST
- the LOC127607547 gene encoding histone deacetylase 7-like isoform X1, giving the protein MLSAVLVPSSVLLDAISKGLSLPKSGQQSMDLSVSHRLVHPGRDSAMLAPHRPLFLGPCTSQPCSQFPYQHLQYNTEQRRREMEAEKQEELQQLIRKSKNEQSAVASPLVRQKLREHIIMKSQPTHDRVTPKHNNPTPGYGRPLPDMPPKSQSSPGDIQRKELRRTVSEPTLKWKLKKLISTRPNPLQRKISAPPAVKHRTETLDSSPSSTPASDRSSPNDGLHSDNGALPLAHEAQKLLLKDGRLANFTLPTNPTARPNITAGLPAQVDLRVARTLAVSALPQVYLPLDGNFPAQAHGLQPVLILEPHTGLVQSQLISYQGLSPPSLQQQRHLTSPSRKEGLNTFSAHKPLERTRSEPPPYSHSPLTLHAGLQCHTHHQLPQQCHKSGMERFKLNSLLSKIPSEDMDLEEIGSESGSVCGSEPGSVCEDNCRRRQSSASVDSVYDTESTTSSRESLIETSHSIGQRQLVHRSGFHMDSPNVPILMWPHQPLVRTQSSPASTSLPPLPNASATVPVSLSSPVPDVKLRFTTGIVYDAQMQKHQCTCGDNSSHPEHPGRVQSIWCRLHERGLRSQCEHLGSRKATLEELQSVHSEKHVLRYGTNPLHRLKIDNPKLARILAQRIFVMLPCGGVGVDNDTIWNEFHTAAASRIAAGCVIDLALKVAQGDLKNGFAVVRPPGHHATHSSPLGFCFFNSVAIAAKQLQQKLNVGKILIVDWDVHHGNGTQEAFYNDPSVLYISLHRYDNGNFFPGGGHPNEVGAGAGEGFNVNIGWTGGLKPPMGDAEYLAAFRAVVMPIAHEFSPDVVLVSAGFDAVEGHSPSLGGYVVTAKCFGFLTRQLMSLAGGRVVLALEGGHDLKAICDASEACVSALLGMEVEPLSQSVLDQKPCENAVQSLLSVIQVQGDYWQSVKDSAATVELSYLQAQRRWLRRDSDSDAVDAIASLSMGAGTSDRKNAAKMPENSHST